The Eleginops maclovinus isolate JMC-PN-2008 ecotype Puerto Natales chromosome 10, JC_Emac_rtc_rv5, whole genome shotgun sequence nucleotide sequence ACGcatgaaatattcaaaatgcTGACACAgcagtttattttcacagcCATTTGAATGAGAAGAAGCTCATCGCCTACTGTCAGCGTGCTGGCAGCTAATTagcagagctgcagcagtgGTGTTAGACTGAATTACTGTCATAAGCAACTTAAATGCTTTGTTCTTAATTTCTTTAGAACTGCTTCACTgattaaactgtgtttttcttctttaacaAGTGTAATACCGAAACATGATTTACAATCCCAGTAAGAAATGCAGAGCTGTGTCTGATATGGACCTAGATTGTAAATCTAATAGACAACAAGCATTTGAATGCAGTGAGTACTTACCGTTAACTTGGGATAAATAGAAGCCAAAACATTAACcatcatttatgtttttgttctagAGATTAAACGTATTCTTTCTCATATCTTCACCCTTGAATTCAAGATATCATGCAGGTTTTAACTGACGCATAGAACGTGAGggtttatcttttattaaaatgtgctgCTGGGCATggcataatacatttacaacttacacatttaattattcatttaaacattgATGGAGTGATTGCTGGTTATATTTCCTACTTGTCCTTGAGAGGACAGCCCATCCATCAAAAGCGTAATTACTTCCTTCCTAGCAGTGAGCCAGCTGCTTGAGCCAATATTTAGTGCCATGGACAAAAACTTagtttgaatatttttgtattaaaaggcAGAGCCAAGCACCAATGATTGACCTTTGGGTGACATCTTAGCTCTCCGTATGATAACGGCCATGGTGCGTGGATTAAATCACAATTCCAATCATTCCCCTAACCTTGGATGTGAGGGGTATTTGTAATGCATGTTAGCTGAATGATCTAATCCAAACACACCTGTACCCTCACCGCCACATAACTTGATTGAAATTAGCGTGTGAAATCTAAGGGAATTAATATTTGTTCTACAGTGAGGTATTAAGGTCAGCGCTCTCTCTCTACTGCTATCATGCACTCATTCCATATATTGACTACTTCTGCTTAGAAATTGACAGGAAAGTCAAAGGTTTAGTTAGTGTATAGATCTGAGGCACCTGACCAGCTTGTTAAAACAGATTCTGATCTCCCGGTCAGAGTCTGATCGACCAGCTATGTGTTTATCCACAGTACAGgaggaataaaataataacccAGGCCTGCACTGCAGTCAACCTCTAGACCCTGATGTGGTCCTTATCAAAGCCCACATGACCTTTGAGCTTAAAGGCCAGACGGAGTTCACCATATCAAGCATCATTGCATTGGTTCCCATGGTTAGTTATTTCACTGCAGAgtggacaaaaaataaagaattgatTGGAGTAGTGCTGGTGAAAAATGGTATTGATGCATTATATAATGAGTATCTTTCTTATCCTAACTTTAATCATACAATGCTGAACTTCCAatcttactgtgtgtgtattttaaatgcataagCCAACACAATATTATGATGGCATGCCAAAAGTATACTTTTCCCAGAGGAAGCATTTATCATCATCGCGGTCACAGTGACTCCAGACAAATGATTCCTGCCTCCTTGACTCCTGGGAGTCACTCTAATGAGCTCCAATTATGATGGCATTACCTCCGAATGCGGGGTAATGACCTTCCctgtaacaaacaaacaaacaaacttttaaCTGTTCACGTTAAAGCTTAATTAATCTCATAAGAGCGCATAGGGAGTCCCAGGCCTGCACTCTGCCAATTAAAAATGAAGGGAATTTGTGGGGGTGCAAACTCATAATGAGCCCCTAGCagtctttaattaaaaatgaattcaaagtAAACCTTTTAGTGACCCAAAAATGAtttgatgtttgtgtttaaaaagatGTTGTTGATTTGATCGTTGGGGAATCCCTGtcatcattttaaatccaaTCCTCTAAAATCTAATGAATGATCTCAAGGGAACTTCTGTGCCTGAGGGAGGTGAGCAATGACAGACCGTAGAGGAGGATATTTACCCAGAATCAAAGCTGTCTGTTTGAAAGATATacttatattaaaaaaaacacatgcctatatatatatatatatatatatatatatatataaagcctCAAGTATCAGTTTGCAAAGtataaaatattgtaaaataattcagtttttgcACCTCCAAGTTTTTTCCATTGATcgccttttttttattaacggTTGCTGTCCTCTACTGTATGCGAACATTTGTATTGAATCAAAAATGCAATGCATTTTTAATCGCTGGGAACGTGTGTGAATGATTTCTCCTTtgaagtgaagtaaaaagtgaCCCTTTAGATGCAGGGGGAAGTACTGGCTACTGGTTTATCGTGAGACAGAAATTggataaaaatatttaaagcaatGAAATAGAAAATCACATTTGCTTTGAGTTTACTTTGCTCAATACAGACAATAGCACACGGTTCCCTTTCATTGGATATAAAGTTTTACCAGtacaacaattatttgaaaCACGAACCCTCTTCTACTCTTTAACGTCATAGACAATTTAACTTCAGTAGAGTATAATGGGACATATTTGACTCTCAACCCCCTCCTGTGCGTCTGCTTCTCTACTCCTGCCATAACAAACCCCTTCATTTATCTTCGCAAGGCAGCAGAGGCACATCCAGCAATCAATAACCAGTAAGCAGCAGAGTGTAAACTGGCAGACTTCTCTCCATCAGTCACATCACAAACGTTTACTTTCAGCTTGATGCATACTATTCAATCAGGGGTTGATGGGCTATGAGACATCATCGTGAGTGTTCCTACAGATGAGAGACAGAGGTCATTTAAAAAGTTGCTGGAAGTTCAGAAACTGTGATAGGATTGCATTCACTGATAACAGCAGCGGTTTATAGATGATTCACATTCATTTTATACGTGTCCCATAGTTTGCAGTTGGGCTTTTGCCTCCCAGACATTCTTGTAAGAAAGGACAGGATGAGTCATAGCTTTGCATAAGTCAAGGACATTCGGTGCCTGGACTAAAGAACTCTAATGACTCTTTTCTCCACTTCGCTTTTCTttatctgtcttttttctttcttcctttttaccATGCTCAGCTTAAAGCCTGTCCACGCATCCTTTACAAAGTCACTCAACTGGATAAAGTCATTTACCTGGATGAAGGGGAGCGGGAGTGGGAAATAGACAGAGAGTGGGGCTCAGGCGTAGGTGTAGGGCAGAAAATAAGTCTTTGACAAGCGAGGTATTTGTAAGAAAAATGTGGCAAAATAGCAGAGGGAAAAGAAATAAAGTGCATCAATAAGAGGTCTAATTTACAGTGAGTGTGGAGTTAAAGCCTCAATACTTAATACATGCAAAATCAGTTTTCTGTGTTTCCCCTAACTCTTTATTTATGACCCAACGTCGAATAGGAATTGAAAAAACTGATGGCTGAGGAGACAAATACCACAGAtctgaaaaagagagaatatAGCAGCAAAGGTAGGGTGAAATTAAAAGTGAGATGGTGATCCTCATTAACATAATACCTGCTAAACATCAACATGATGGCCTTTTCACTGTGAGCGTGCTGATGTTGACATTTACCTCTGAGCTCTGTGTCCTATAAAGCTGTGTAGACTGCATGCCTAGGacatgcatacagtacacacaaacacatatgaacatacacacaacatATCATTGTCATGAGTGTAATTTATTTGATGCttggctgtttttttcctttatgaTGGATGTATTTTGCTACTGTAAAGAGCCTTGTTGAAAATGCGTCTCAATGATTATGAATATACAGCAAATGAAGGTGTATGATGTCAACATGAGTCAACATGCTTTAATCTTTGAACAACTTTCCCAACAATAAAGCTTGTCTCCTCAGCCTCCATATACAACATGACATGCACAGTACACTGCCATGGCACCTGACATGTAAGTCACAATGCCTCACATTtcagtgacatcattatgtgaAGGCAGCTCCTACACTGCTGACCTTGTAAAATCTTCTCATCAAGAGTAAATttgaagagaaaatgaaatatctTTCTAGCACTCGGTGTTTCAGAAGTATCTTATAAATAATGACAATGAATTTCTCGCTTAAATGTTGTAAACCTGCAGCCATTAtcacttatttacatttttaagagaaAGCAGGTGAAATAACATTGATTCCTGATCGTTTTGACAATCTCTTATTTTGATACACAATCGCAATTTTTCTCAAGCGTTCTCTGCCCTGTGCCGCTGATATGAggttaaataagaaaaaaggaaaactataACCTGTTTATGAAAGAAATAATCAGAAGAAAACTCCTGGtgtttcacaaaaacatttgtgttgctttttaatttaatctgttCTTTGCCTGACATGGTTTTTACATGACTGTAATTGatatcctcacacacacattcgtaTCTCCTGCTGTTGTGCAGCTTTTCTTGTTTGACCCTTGGTCCAAAAATTCCTGTGATTGTAGTGCACACCTTGAGTTAAGAGGGTTGATAAGCTCCGGGCTGCAGGGAGGCACTGACTTCACGAGTCGATCGTGATTTTCCAAGGTTTATTCGACACAGTTCGGCTGATTTGATTAACACTGCCATGCCTTTCTGACAAGCTATATCTTCCCGCGCAGACCTCTGCCAGCCCTGCACTCTTTGatgctgtaaaaataaaacagatgtgAAAGTCCAGACCTTTTTTGGAGAGCCCCGAGGGGCTGACAATGTCACTTCTTACTCTAGCTCAGTGACACTCACTTAAATGTTCATATGGAGCAGGTGCTCCTGCATGGAgctaattaaacaaattaaaataaaatatgtttttgatgaAATACAAATAGGGAAACACTTCCTTCGTTTATTGTCTGGCACAGTGCCGCATGAAGTCAACATTTCTCGACAGTGATGATAAAATGTAGTGACGTAAAGAACACTGCTAACtcaccatttttatttgaccttttttttaatgttttgtttgggttttcTATGCCTACAACAATCACATGCATGGTTAgactctgtctctttctcttttaccCCTTAACTGATAAACTGACCGGGTGTCTCATGATAAACTTTATTTCCAGAGATCAGAGTTGGTTTGGAAAGACAAGGTTGGTAACATATCCTGTGTTCTCCATGATGAAATATGACAGTTAACTCTTGCATCGCCTGCTTGCAGGAACATGGCACTTACCAGCTTCCTTTCCTCATTTTACCTGCCCCAGTCTCCCTCAGCACTTTGCAATATGCACTCTCTCAGTAGATTAGAAACAACCTTGTTCTCTCTGGGGTGTCCTGAATGTAGGCCATTACTTTGCAACAATTTGCAAGGGCTACAGTTTTCAGTAATTACATTGATTCACCGCTCTGTTCCAGCTTTAATATCagaaattatatatatatgtacactaCTGTATATTTGCCACTTGGTTAATGagataaataatattaaattagtCAGTCAAGCTGCTTTAGACTGTACATTTAACACAATGCAAAAAAGCATTCCTCTCAATATGTACAATAATATGTACAACAGTGCTTCAGTTCTGAAAGATAAACACTTAATAGTCTCTTACAGTCATTTATCTGTGTTTGGCTCTGTGCATATCCCACTGTGAGGGGTAGCTGCATGCAGTTCGTTGGCCAGCTGCATGCAGTTCGTTGGCCAGCTGCATGCAGTTCGTTGGCCAGCTGCTGAGAATTATGAAAGTGATTGTAAAAACTATTGATTTTGACTGTGACAGGGCACTGCCAGGGAATCTCCCCAGTCGTTTTGATATCTGATATTTCTGATGGTTAAACAGCCACATTGGCCAGTCTCGGGTCTGAGTCCTGCTCGTATCGGTAGTGGTAGACCTCCATCTGGTCTCTGCACGCTTCTCTGATGTTGTTGAGCCACCTTTTGATGCCTCCCCGGTTTAGATACAGCACCATGAGAAACACCACCCCGATCAGAGCCAACACCAAACCGAGGAACACGTATGAAACCGCTTCAAGGTTCTCGTTCATACAATCCACGTCCTCTGCCCTGAGCTTCTCCACAGGGATCCCCCTCTGGACTCCGGCTCGCTGCACATGAGACGCCCTGCATCCGGGCACTGAGATGAGTTCTTCAACCAGTAGTAAAACGCCTCCAGCTCACAGTTGCACCGAAAGGGGTTTAAAGACAAGTAGACGCGAATGCGCCTTTGCTGGTACAACATGGTTACATTTTCCCCTCCTATGCTCTCTATTGAGTTGTTTATGAGCACTAACACGTGCAGATTATGCATATCTAATCGAATCTGGGGAATATACTTGAGCATGTTTCCCGCCAACTCCAGTCTGTGGAGGTTGGCCAAACTTTGTGTGCTGAGTGCATTTGAGAGCTGCTCGGTGGCCGGAGGTAAAATCGAGTGATTTAGGTAAAGAGAGCGCAGCTCCAGTAACCCGTGGAAAGCCCTGGCTGAGATAAACTCCAGTGAATTGTGGCTCAGATCCAGCAAATGCAATCGAGGGAGTCCCAGGAAGGCGTAAGGTTCAATAACCCGTATCCCGTTATAGGACAGCGAGAGTGTCGTCAACTCCGTCTCCGTCCCGTTGCTCATGAACGCACCACGCTGTAAAGTTGAAATGTTTCTCCCCTTGAGTATCAAGGTGGACGTCCACTCCGGTATGTCTACCGGTACCTCGGTGTCCTCCCAGTCACGGCAGGTTACTGTCCCGGCGTCTCTGGCACAGATACAGGACTCTGGGCAAACGTCATCCGTCCTGACAGTCGGAAACAACAAACACGCCACTGCTGCGTAATACAAACACTGATtccaaatagaaaaaaaaaactgtgaattGTCGGCTCTGTGAAATATCCACATCTTCTCCCTAATTTTAGTCTCAAAGCAGgtctatgtttgtgtgtcttgcAGAGAAGGTGAACGACTTGTATCTTCTCAGGCATGTAAAGTCGAACCAGTCCGGCTTCGGTCACTTGGGACCATCAGAGTAGAAAAAACGCGCTCTTTCCACAGTCACCTTGGTGATTTGGGTCTCTGTCCGGAGAAAGGAGGGCTTTTCTTTGGCATACTCGGTACGGTAGACAGGCAAATGTGGCTACGTAGAAAGCTGCTGATCTGCACTCCCTTGGTGGTATTTTTGACGCCTGTCACAGaacgagagagagggagagagcgagagagagagagaagggggggggggggggggttgcaagTAACTCATCCTCATATACTtattaatttgaaaaaaaggaagggaccattaaatatagatatatactaTGCTTTAATGTAATTGTGAGTTAAATAATGGATATTCCACGTGATCTTGCATGAAGACTAGTGacttattttcatcattttccAATAAAAAGACATCGAACCTAATCCCCCCCAGTTCGTACACATTAGGTAgtttatcaaaaaaaaaaaggccatttCCTTTCCACCTCACGTATCCATAATTTATGGTCCTAATTTatgtcctttttgtttgttgcaaatCAGTTTAATGTGTGCGGGCAGTGGAGCCTGTTTAATGGAGGCCTTTGCCAGTTCTTTCTAATTGATCCCTTTTTCAAAGAAGTAAACTGTTTTTCTGGGAATTGGTAACGCTCTCACTGTCTACAGCTTAGAGTtggcaaacaaatcaataaGCTTGAATACATTAGCTGCTTCCAACTCTGAGATGTGCATGTGGTGCAGGATTGACATAGGTCTGTCATGGTGTCTCTGCTCATGACTAAATAGAAAACAAGGAGTTTAAATTCAATCCTGGAAGTGATGTAGTTGTTTATAACCTTTTTTAAGCACACTGGTGGCTGGAAGCTTTGATATCAGACCACAATGCATCAATAAAATGCAATACTCGCTTTATCCTAAGTGCAAACTGGGTCACAACTTTGTTATTCCCCCTCCAACTACCATAATTAAGGATATAAGCCAGAAAAGGGgggaatgtgtttgtttactgagGATACAAGTGGTCAacaagaaataaagagaaatagaaagaaagcCTATAATAAGACAAAGAGAATTCAGCACTAATGACAGCGACGTAGGAAACTACAGTATCTTTAAAGGAAGCAATGGAAGAAAAAGCCTACAAATAGAAAGATACAAGGAAGGAAAAATTAAAATTGGAATGCACTTCTTTTAACCAACCATAAATACAACAtgaggaagaaaataaagtacagatggagacagaaaggaagCAAGGTTCAGCACCATGGATAGCTCCAAATTGCAGCACAGTGCAGTCAGTTCTGAGCAGAGTACAGGAGGAAAGTAGGAAAtggaagagaagagaaatagCAAAGGAGTTTAGAAAGAAAGtctgttaaaaaaagagaaaaacagatatTTTAGACCATGTGTAGCAGAGATAAGCACTACTGGAAATAGTTCATAAGGGAAATAGAAAAAGGCTAAATGCTATCTAACATTAccaatcatttattatttataacagAAATTGGACATACAAAATGACTTTCAGGATGTCCTCACCATAATAGTCCATTAAATAACCAAGTTCAAATTAAACCATTTGGGATGTACTTAATTGGAGCAGATGCAGAGAAACAGTTAGCTGCTGGTAACCATTTAACATCAGGCCAAAAGTAAACACAATTATGTGGAAAGAGTATCCGAATACTTTGGGCTCTACAGTGCATACAGTAGAATAGAGTGCAGATCTGACTCTATTTATATCATAATGGGATAGGGACAGATATAAGAGTTACATCGGTCTATAGTCTAAGttagcaagaaagcaaatacgCATATTCATCTAAATGACAAACTATTCCATTAAAGGACAATAGGAATCATAAAAGGCCTAGTGTTTGCATTTACTATGGCTCATGGCACTGGGGACTCTGGAGTTGATTGCAGTTTGCTGTCAAGCTCAAGGGCACTAAATCTGGAGCGGCTGGACAACAGCGGCTATGCTGGGGATATAAATATAGACACTGTGAGAGGTAGAGCGAGAGAAACTGAAGCAGAGAGGCAACAAGTCAGAAAGAGATAAAGAGTGATGGAGGATGGCCGTACTGCTGGTGCTTCTGATAAGCGCAGAGGGCCATATTAATGTCAGGTTGTTTTTCCTATTACAGCACATTGGATAGTATTTCTTCCGCCAAACAAACAAGGACATCTGCTCAGTCCTGATCTTCTCCTCTCAGGACTAATTTGCCTGTTCCACAAGTGTCTGCTCTATCTGTTGGTGCAGGGAGCTGAATTAGTGCTGGCAGCTATTCACAGGCTGTCAGTGGGATATTGTTATGGTGCCCTCCTCGTGACCTTCAACTTGACACTGAACCTTGTAATTGATTTACTCAAGGTTGCCCATCCCTATCTCCAGaccacagtgagtgtgtgtgtgtgtgtgtctgtgtgtttgtgtgttgtgtgttgtgtgagtgagtgtgtgtgcgtttgtgtacATCAAACTTGTGACCAGTTGCCAATAACCTTGGCAGGCAAGTTTTCCTCAGGTGTGTCGTTATTTCTGACGGCTCTGATGCACATGCTAAATTAGCAGtggcatgctgtgtgtgtgtgtgtgtgtgtgtgtgtgtgtgtatgtgtttacgTTTTGTGTGCTGTGTGTAGAATTATATGTCCTCTGCATAT carries:
- the waif2 gene encoding LOW QUALITY PROTEIN: wnt-activated inhibitory factor 2 (The sequence of the model RefSeq protein was modified relative to this genomic sequence to represent the inferred CDS: inserted 1 base in 1 codon), coding for MWIFHRADNSQFFFSIWNQCLYYAAVACLLFPTVRTDDVCPESCICARDAGTVTCRDWEDTEVPVDIPEWTSTLILKGRNISTLQRGAFMSNGTETELTTLSLSYNGIRVIEPYAFLGLPRLHLLDLSHNSLEFISARAFHGLLELRSLYLNHSILPPATEQLSNALSTQSLANLHRLELAGNMLKYIPQIRLDMHNLHVLVLINNSIESIGGENVTMLYQQRRIRVYLSLNPFRCNCELEAFYYWLKNSSQCPDAGRLMCSEPEXQRGIPVEKLRAEDVDCMNENLEAVSYVFLGLVLALIGVVFLMVLYLNRGGIKRWLNNIREACRDQMEVYHYRYEQDSDPRLANVAV